A region of Streptomyces halobius DNA encodes the following proteins:
- a CDS encoding HAMP domain-containing protein — translation MESGAAARGASTRAKGGRSRSNGTTEVDTAALNRLLVALVAMRDGNFRKRLTVSGDGVMSEIAAVFNEVADRNLHLTGELARVRRVVGREGKLTERLEVGAAEGSWAAAIDASNALVDDLVRPVSEVGRVLSAVSEGDLEQRMDLRSRSSDSSSEHPLRGEFLKVGRTVNGLVDQLSAFTDEVTRVASEVGTEGKLGGQARVRGMSGSWKDLTESVNTMASRLTAQVRDIALVTTAVAKGDLSRKVTVHVAGEMLELKNTVNTMVDQLSSFASEVTRVAREVGTEGELGGQAQVPGVAGVWKDLTDSVNLMAGNLTAQVRGIAQVTTAVANGDLSQKVTVSARGEVAQLADTINTMTETLRTFADEVTRVANEVGAEGQLGGQAQVPGAAGTWKDLTDSVNNAFRNLTGQVRDIAQVTTAVANGDLSQKVTVDVAGEMLELKNTVNTMVDQLSSFGAEVTRVAREIGVEGELGGQAAVPGAAGTWKDLTDSVNTAFRNLTGQVRNIAQVTTAVANGDLSQKVTVDVSGEMLQLKNTVNTMVDQLSSFADQVTRMARDVGTEGRLGGQARVDGVSGTWKELTDSVNFMAGNLTSQVRQIAQVTTAVARGDLSQKIDVDARGEILELKNTINTMVDQLSAFAEQVTRVAREVGTDGRLGGQAQVPGVAGVWRDLTDSVNGMAGNLTAQVRNIAQVATAVARGDLSQKIDVDARGEILELKNTLNTMVDQLSSFAEQVTRVAREVGTEGILGGQAEVQGVSGTWKDLTQSVNFMANNLTSQVRNIGEVTTAVARGDLSKKITVDAKGEILELVTTVNTMVDQLSLFAEQVTRVAREVGTEGQLGGQARVPGVTGIWKDLSDNVNLMANNLTIQVRNISQVSAAVANGDLTKKVTVEARGEVAQLADTVNTMVTTLSSFADEVTRVAREVGTDGILGGQARVPGVAGTWKDLTESVNSMANNLTGQVRNIAMVTTAIAKGDLTKKIDIDARGEILALKTTINTMVDQLSSFAEQVTRVAREVGTEGQLGGQAQVRGVAGTWKDLTESVNEMAGNLTRQVRAIAAVAAAVTLGDHNVRIDVDAAGEILELQDNVNTMISTLRETTLANEEQDWLKGNLARISGLMQGRRDLKDVATLIMSELSPAVSAQHGAFFLAAQPEAREIGADGAEAGAYELRLTGSYGYSMGGMPTTFKPGETLIGTAAEEGRTILVENVPSGYLKIASGLGEAPPANVIVLPLLFEDKVLGVIELASFQPFTQIQKDFLSQIAEMIATSVNTISVNTKTEVLLKQSQELTEQLKERSAELESRQRALELSNSELEEKAEQLRAQNRDIEVKNTEIEEARQVLEERAEQLAVSMRYKSEFLANMSHELRTPLNSLLILAKLLADNAEGNLSPKQVEFAETIHGAGSDLLQLINDILDLSKVEAGKMDVSPTRIALVQLVDYVEATFRPLTAEKGLDFSVRVSPELPATLHTDEQRLLQVLRNLLSNAVKFTDSGAVELVIRPAGADVPPAIREQLLEHGSLRDPDADMIAFSVTDTGIGIASSKMRVIFEAFKQADGTTSRKYGGTGLGLSISREIARLLGGEIHAASEPSRGSTFTLYLPHNPGGLPPQGYPQLVAGGLAMDAEAREIEVGRQDGTEEAQGAEQGASGSLNRPRRRGSSGAGRRFALPGGQSLPAPPRQALQPSAAPSQPADRQPAEEPWLGNGQDLVDPAFEGGFHGEKVLIVDDDIRNVFALTSVLEQHGLSVLYAENGREGIEVLEQHDDIVLVLMDIMMPEMDGYATTAAIRRMPQFAGLPIIALTAKAMKGDREKSIDSGASDYVTKPVDTDHLLSVMEHWMRTR, via the coding sequence GTGGAGTCTGGCGCAGCGGCGCGGGGCGCAAGTACGCGCGCGAAAGGCGGACGATCCCGGAGCAATGGGACGACCGAGGTGGATACGGCTGCGCTGAATCGGCTGTTGGTAGCTCTGGTCGCCATGCGGGACGGGAACTTCCGCAAACGGCTGACGGTGTCCGGCGACGGCGTCATGTCGGAGATCGCCGCGGTCTTCAACGAGGTCGCGGACCGTAATCTGCATCTCACGGGCGAGCTGGCCCGGGTGCGCCGGGTCGTCGGACGTGAGGGAAAGCTCACGGAGCGGCTGGAGGTCGGTGCCGCCGAGGGCTCCTGGGCCGCGGCCATCGACGCCTCGAACGCCCTGGTGGACGACCTCGTACGGCCGGTCTCCGAGGTCGGACGGGTGCTCTCGGCGGTGTCCGAGGGTGACCTGGAACAGCGGATGGATCTGCGGTCGCGCAGTTCGGACAGCTCGTCGGAGCATCCGCTGCGGGGCGAGTTCCTGAAGGTCGGCCGTACGGTCAACGGCCTGGTCGACCAGCTGTCCGCGTTCACCGACGAGGTCACGAGAGTGGCCAGTGAGGTCGGTACGGAGGGCAAGCTCGGCGGGCAGGCGCGGGTGCGCGGGATGTCCGGGTCCTGGAAGGACCTCACGGAATCCGTCAACACCATGGCCTCCCGGCTCACCGCGCAGGTCCGTGACATCGCTCTCGTCACCACCGCGGTCGCGAAGGGTGATCTGTCACGGAAGGTGACGGTTCATGTCGCGGGCGAGATGCTGGAGCTGAAGAACACCGTCAACACGATGGTGGACCAGCTCTCCTCGTTCGCGTCCGAGGTGACCCGGGTCGCCCGTGAGGTCGGTACGGAGGGCGAGCTCGGCGGGCAGGCACAGGTCCCCGGCGTCGCGGGCGTCTGGAAGGACCTGACGGATTCGGTCAATCTCATGGCCGGCAACCTCACCGCGCAGGTGCGCGGGATCGCCCAGGTCACGACCGCCGTCGCGAACGGCGATCTGTCGCAGAAGGTCACGGTCAGCGCGCGCGGCGAGGTCGCGCAGCTCGCCGACACGATCAACACCATGACCGAGACGCTGCGCACCTTCGCGGACGAAGTGACACGGGTGGCGAACGAGGTCGGCGCCGAGGGACAGCTCGGCGGGCAGGCGCAGGTGCCGGGCGCGGCCGGGACGTGGAAGGACCTCACCGACTCGGTGAACAACGCCTTCCGGAACCTGACCGGGCAGGTGCGGGACATCGCGCAGGTGACGACGGCGGTTGCCAACGGTGATCTGTCGCAGAAGGTCACCGTCGATGTGGCCGGTGAGATGCTGGAGTTGAAGAACACCGTCAACACGATGGTGGATCAGCTGTCGTCGTTCGGTGCCGAAGTGACGCGTGTGGCGCGGGAGATCGGCGTCGAGGGTGAACTGGGCGGCCAGGCGGCGGTGCCGGGCGCGGCGGGGACGTGGAAGGACCTCACGGACTCCGTGAACACCGCGTTCCGCAACCTGACCGGGCAGGTCCGCAATATCGCGCAGGTGACGACGGCGGTCGCCAACGGTGATCTGTCGCAGAAGGTCACCGTCGACGTCTCCGGTGAGATGCTCCAGCTGAAGAACACCGTGAACACCATGGTGGATCAGCTGTCGTCGTTCGCGGACCAGGTCACCCGTATGGCCAGGGACGTGGGCACGGAAGGCCGGCTGGGCGGGCAGGCCCGGGTGGACGGCGTCAGCGGCACCTGGAAGGAACTGACCGACTCCGTCAACTTCATGGCGGGGAACCTGACGTCGCAGGTGCGGCAGATCGCGCAGGTGACGACGGCGGTCGCGCGCGGTGATCTGTCCCAGAAGATCGACGTGGACGCGCGCGGCGAGATCCTGGAGCTGAAGAACACCATCAACACGATGGTCGACCAGCTCTCCGCCTTCGCCGAGCAGGTCACCCGGGTCGCCCGGGAGGTCGGTACGGACGGGCGGCTGGGCGGCCAGGCGCAGGTGCCGGGCGTCGCGGGCGTGTGGCGCGATCTGACCGACTCGGTGAACGGCATGGCCGGCAACCTGACGGCTCAGGTCCGTAACATCGCGCAGGTCGCCACGGCGGTGGCGCGCGGCGATCTGTCCCAGAAGATCGATGTGGACGCCCGGGGCGAGATCCTGGAGCTGAAGAACACCCTGAACACGATGGTCGACCAGCTCTCCTCGTTCGCGGAGCAGGTCACCCGGGTCGCCCGCGAGGTGGGCACCGAGGGCATCCTGGGCGGCCAGGCCGAGGTGCAGGGCGTCAGCGGTACCTGGAAGGACCTCACCCAGTCCGTCAACTTCATGGCGAACAACCTGACGTCGCAGGTGCGCAACATCGGCGAGGTGACGACGGCGGTCGCCCGCGGTGATCTGTCCAAGAAGATCACCGTCGACGCGAAGGGCGAGATCCTCGAACTCGTCACGACCGTGAACACCATGGTCGACCAGCTCTCGCTGTTCGCGGAGCAGGTGACGCGGGTCGCCCGTGAGGTCGGCACCGAAGGCCAACTGGGCGGCCAGGCACGGGTTCCGGGCGTCACCGGCATCTGGAAGGACCTCAGCGACAACGTCAACCTGATGGCCAACAACCTGACCATCCAGGTGCGCAACATCTCCCAGGTCTCGGCCGCGGTGGCCAACGGCGATCTGACGAAGAAGGTCACGGTCGAGGCGCGCGGCGAGGTCGCGCAGCTCGCCGACACGGTCAACACGATGGTCACCACGCTGTCGTCGTTCGCCGACGAGGTCACCCGGGTGGCCCGTGAGGTGGGCACCGACGGCATCCTGGGCGGCCAGGCCCGCGTCCCCGGCGTCGCCGGCACGTGGAAGGACCTCACCGAGTCCGTGAACTCGATGGCCAACAACCTCACCGGCCAGGTCCGCAATATCGCCATGGTCACCACCGCCATCGCCAAGGGCGATCTGACCAAGAAGATCGACATCGACGCGCGGGGCGAGATCCTCGCGCTGAAGACCACCATCAACACCATGGTCGACCAGCTGTCGTCCTTCGCCGAGCAGGTCACCAGGGTGGCCCGCGAGGTCGGTACGGAGGGCCAGCTGGGCGGTCAGGCGCAGGTGCGGGGCGTGGCCGGCACCTGGAAGGACCTGACCGAATCGGTGAACGAGATGGCGGGCAACCTGACCCGTCAGGTGCGCGCCATCGCCGCGGTCGCCGCCGCGGTCACCCTCGGCGACCACAACGTCCGGATCGACGTGGACGCGGCCGGCGAGATCCTGGAGCTCCAGGACAACGTCAACACCATGATCTCCACGCTCCGTGAGACCACCCTCGCCAACGAGGAACAGGACTGGCTCAAGGGCAATCTGGCCCGGATCTCCGGTCTGATGCAGGGCCGCCGCGACCTCAAGGACGTCGCCACGCTCATCATGAGCGAGCTGTCCCCGGCGGTCTCCGCGCAGCACGGCGCGTTCTTCCTCGCGGCCCAGCCCGAAGCCCGGGAGATCGGCGCGGACGGCGCCGAGGCCGGTGCGTACGAGCTGCGGCTGACGGGCTCGTACGGCTACTCCATGGGCGGGATGCCGACGACCTTCAAGCCGGGCGAGACGCTGATCGGCACGGCCGCGGAGGAGGGCCGCACGATCCTGGTGGAGAACGTGCCGTCCGGCTATCTCAAGATCGCCTCGGGGCTCGGTGAGGCGCCGCCGGCGAACGTGATCGTGCTGCCGCTGCTCTTCGAGGACAAGGTGCTCGGCGTGATCGAGCTGGCCTCGTTCCAGCCGTTCACCCAGATCCAGAAGGACTTCCTCAGCCAGATCGCCGAGATGATCGCGACCAGCGTCAACACCATCTCCGTCAACACCAAGACCGAGGTGCTGCTCAAGCAGTCGCAGGAGCTGACCGAGCAGCTCAAGGAGCGGTCGGCCGAGCTGGAGAGCCGGCAGCGGGCGCTGGAGCTGTCCAACTCCGAGCTGGAGGAGAAGGCCGAGCAACTGCGCGCCCAGAACCGCGACATCGAGGTCAAGAACACCGAGATCGAAGAGGCGCGGCAGGTCCTGGAGGAGCGCGCCGAGCAGCTCGCGGTCTCCATGCGCTACAAGTCGGAGTTCCTGGCGAACATGTCGCACGAGCTGCGCACACCGCTGAACTCGCTGCTGATTCTGGCCAAGTTGCTGGCCGACAACGCCGAGGGGAATCTCTCCCCGAAGCAGGTCGAGTTCGCCGAGACGATCCATGGCGCGGGTTCCGACCTGCTCCAGCTGATCAACGACATCCTGGACCTGTCGAAGGTCGAGGCCGGCAAGATGGACGTCAGCCCGACCCGGATCGCGCTGGTACAGCTCGTCGACTATGTCGAGGCGACGTTCCGGCCGCTGACCGCGGAGAAGGGCCTGGACTTCTCCGTACGGGTCTCGCCGGAGCTGCCCGCGACGCTGCACACCGACGAGCAGCGGCTGCTGCAGGTGCTGCGCAATCTGCTGTCCAACGCGGTGAAGTTCACCGACAGCGGCGCCGTCGAGCTGGTCATCCGGCCGGCCGGCGCGGATGTGCCGCCGGCGATCCGGGAGCAGCTGCTGGAGCACGGTTCGCTGCGTGACCCGGATGCCGACATGATCGCCTTCTCGGTGACCGACACCGGTATCGGCATCGCGTCCAGCAAGATGCGGGTGATCTTCGAGGCGTTCAAGCAGGCGGACGGCACGACCAGCCGCAAGTACGGCGGTACCGGTCTGGGCCTGTCCATCAGCCGGGAGATCGCCCGGCTGCTCGGCGGGGAGATCCACGCCGCCAGTGAGCCCAGCCGCGGCTCGACGTTCACGCTGTATCTGCCGCACAACCCGGGCGGGCTGCCGCCGCAGGGCTACCCGCAGCTGGTGGCGGGCGGTCTGGCGATGGACGCGGAGGCCCGCGAGATCGAGGTCGGGCGGCAGGACGGGACCGAGGAGGCGCAGGGCGCGGAGCAGGGAGCGTCCGGGAGCCTCAACCGGCCCCGCCGCCGCGGGTCTTCGGGCGCCGGACGCCGCTTCGCGCTGCCCGGCGGCCAGTCGCTGCCCGCTCCGCCGCGGCAGGCCCTCCAGCCGTCGGCCGCCCCGTCGCAGCCGGCCGACCGGCAGCCCGCCGAGGAGCCCTGGCTCGGCAACGGCCAGGACCTGGTGGACCCGGCCTTCGAGGGCGGCTTCCACGGTGAGAAGGTGCTGATCGTCGACGACGACATCCGCAATGTCTTCGCGCTCACCAGCGTCCTGGAGCAGCACGGGCTGTCGGTGCTGTATGCGGAGAACGGCCGGGAGGGCATCGAGGTGCTGGAGCAGCACGACGATATCGTCCTGGTCCTGATGGACATCATGATGCCGGAGATGGACGGGTACGCGACCACGGCCGCGATCCGCCGGATGCCGCAGTTCGCCGGGCTGCCGATCATCGCGCTGACCGCGAAGGCGATGAAGGGCGACCGGGAGAAGAGCATCGATTCCGGGGCCTCCGACTATGTGACCAAGCCGGTGGATACCGATCATCTGCTGTCGGTCATGGAGCATTGGATGCGTACACGGTGA